One window from the genome of Mesoplodon densirostris isolate mMesDen1 chromosome 17, mMesDen1 primary haplotype, whole genome shotgun sequence encodes:
- the LOC132477396 gene encoding LOW QUALITY PROTEIN: guanylate cyclase soluble subunit beta-2-like (The sequence of the model RefSeq protein was modified relative to this genomic sequence to represent the inferred CDS: inserted 1 base in 1 codon; deleted 1 base in 1 codon; substituted 2 bases at 2 genomic stop codons): MTYTVYDDIITIKLIQEACKVLSVSMEAILKLFGEYFLKSCKMSGDDRMLRTLRGNLTEFIENLDALQSYLALPYQEMNASSFCVERGADGKMLLHYYSDISGLCHIVPGIIEAVAEDFFDIDVTMDILDVNEEEERTGKKEHVVFLIVQKSQRQMRRAKPKGSQDTQDSQRDQEALEAAFLRMKEKYLSVXCPVKKSSWEVVRSIVMFGKGHLRDTFEPIYPEWLWIEEKTFCSAFPFHVVFDESAQSDLVPKGHLNTELVELVFSILGYHWHPVYAAGEFKTCTIVFSNIVTFTNICAACEPIQMVNMLNLIYSKFDRLTSVHDVYKVEAIVDASMVVGGVPVPIGSHAQRIANFALGMRMSAKEVMNPVTAEPIQIRVGIHPMAPVLAGVMGDKMPWNCLFGDTVNTVCRMESHGLPNKMHLSLRAYRALENQGFEIIERGEIEVKGKGKMTTYFVIRNLNASEDEIMGRPQTRLDPEGKQKRXASPXGSVPPVCPEHSSVASWMKGLFPQPLLQLGEDFTASLCSSASREAPDRLSSHTGNFHLPHCLLALKTGKKDKICDSPGSSNGKRALGASPTDIACQDRGLYRINKLGVPSSHPRPLPPRPPLRVALKLEI; this comes from the exons ATGACTTACACAGTGTATGATGACATCATCACCATTAAGCTCATCCAAGAGGCTTGCAAGGTTCTTA GTGTCTCCATGGAAGCCATTCTGAAACTCTTTGGGGAATACTTCTTGAAATCCTGCAAGATGTCTGGCGATGACAGGATGTTACGGACACTGAGAGGAAATCTCACGGAGTTTATTGAAAACCTAGATGCCCTCCAGAGTTACCTGGCGCTCCCTTATCAG GAGATGAATGCATCATCGTTTTGTGTGGAGAGAGGAGCAGATGGGAAGATGCTTCTCCATTACTACTCTGATATAAGTGGTCTGTGCCACATTGTACCAG GTATCATTGAGGCTGTGGCCGAAGACTTCTTTGACATTGACGTGACCATGGATATCCTTGATGTGaatgaagaggaggagaggacagGGAAGAAGGAGCATGTTGTGTTTCTGATCGTGCAGAAGTCGCAGAGACAGATGAGAAGGGCAAAGCCAAAGGGATCACAAGACACTCAGGACAGCCAGAGAGACCAAGAG GCCCTGGAGGCAGCTTTCCTTAGGATGAAAGAGAAATATTTGAGTG TCTGTCCCGTGAAAAAGTCCAGCTGGGAAGTTGTGAGAAGCATAGTCATGTTTGGAAAAG GGCATCTCAGGGACACCTTTGAACCAATTTATCCCGAGTGGCTCTGGATTGAAGAGAAGACATTCTGCAGTGCTTTTCCCTTCCATGTGGTATTTGATGAATCA GCACAGTCAGATTTGGTTCCCAAAGGGCACTTGAATACAGAATTAGTAGAACTGGTGTTCTCCATCCTTGGCTATCACTGGCACCCAGTTTATGCTGCAGGAGAATTTAAAACGTGCACAATTGTCTTCAGCAACATAGTGACATTTACGAACATCTGTGCTGCCTGCGAACCTATCCAGATGGTGAATATGCTGAATTTAATATACTCCAAGTTCGACAGGTTAACCAGTGTCCACGATGTCTACAAA GTGGAAGCAAtagtagatgcttctatggtggtagGGGGTGTACCAGTGCCTATTGGAAGCCACGCTCAAAGAATAGCTAACTTTGCCTTGGGGATGAGAATGTCTGCAAAAGAAGTGATGAATCCTGTTACTGCAGAACCCATCCAG ATCAGAGTGGGCATCCAT CCTATGGCACCAGTCTTGGCAGGTGTCATGGGGGACAAGATGCCATGGAACTGCTTGTTTGGTGACACTGTGAATACAGTCTGTAGGATGGAAAGTCACGGGCTTCCCAACAAAATGCATCTTAGCCTCAGGGCCTACAG AGCTCTGGAAAATCAAGGTTTTGAAATAATTGAGAGGGGTGAAATTGAagtgaaagggaaagggaaaatgaCCACATACTTTGTGATCCGGAACTTGAATGCTTCAGAGGATGAGATCATGGGGAGACCTCAAACTCGGCTTGATCCCGAGGGTAAGCAAAAAAGATAAGCCTC CCCCTGAGGATCCGTGCCACCAGTTTGCCCTGAACACTCTTCTGTTGCATCCTGGAT GAAGGGGCTTTTCCCTCAGCCTCTCCTGCAGCTGGGGGAGGATTTCACAGCCTCCCTCTGCTCTTCAGCCTCCAGGGAGGCTCCAGACAGGCTTTCTTCACACACTGGCAACTTCCACCTTCCTCATTGTCTGTTGGCTTTGAAAACGGGGAAGAAAGACAAAATCTGTGACTCACCTGGCTCCAGTAATGGCAAGAGA GCTCTGGGCGCTTCACCCACTGACATCGCCTGTCAGGACAGAGGGCTGTACAGGATTAACAAACTAGGTGTGCCTAGCTCACACCCGAGACCACTTCCTCCCAGACCCCCCCTGCGGGTGGCTCTCAAGCTGGAAATTTGA